The nucleotide window GCCGCCACGGCCTGCGCCGGGCTGGCTCAGGCTGACGACACCGGGCCTGCGCTGAAGGCTGGCCACGAATACATGATCGTGACCAACTACCCGAACAACCTGCATGTGGTCGATGTGGCCGCCGACACGGTGTACAAAAGCTGCCAGATGCCCGACAAGTTCGGCCCTGGCACTGCGATGATGGCGCCGGACAACCGTACCGCCTACGTGCTCAACAATCACTACGGCGACATTTACGGCATCGACCTGGATACCTGCAAGAACACCTTCCGGGCCAACCTGTCGAGCGTGGCGGGTGAAGTGGGCCGGTCGATGTACTCGTTCGCCATCAGCCCGGATGGCAAGGAAGTGTACGCCACGGTCAACCCGACCCAGATGCTGAACGACCATTACGTGGTCAAGCCGCCACGGCTGGAGGTGTTCAGCACCGACGATGGCCTGCAGGCCAAGCCGGTGCGCACCTTCCCGATGCCGCGCCAGGTGTACCTGATGCGTGCTGCCGACGATGGCAGCCTGTTTGTCGCAGGGCCGGACATCTACAAGATGGATGTGAAAACCGGCAAGTACACGGTGGCCTTGCCGCTGCGCAACTGGAACCGCAAAGGCTATAGCGCCCCGGACGTGCTGTACTTCTGGCCGCACCAGAGCCCGCGGCACGAGTTCACCATGCTGTACACGATTGCCAGGTTCAAGGACGACAAGCAGGACCCGGCCACCGCCGAGCCACTGTATGGCTACCTGAGCGTCGACCTCAAGACCGGCAAGACCCACACCCAGGAATTCGCCGACCTGACCGAGCTGTACTTCACTGGCCTGCGCTCGCCTAAAGACCCGAACCAGATCTACGGCGTGCTCAACCGCCTGGCCAAGTACGACATCAAGCAGCGCAAGCTGATCAAGGCGGCTAACCTTGAGCACACTTACTACTGCGTCACCTTCGACAAGAAGGGCGAGAAGCTGTACCTGGGCGGCACCTTCAACGACCTGGCAGTGTTCAACCCGGATACGCTGGAGAAGGTGAAGAACATCAAGTTGCCCGGTGGTGACATGTCTACCACTACGCCACAGGTGTTTATCCGCTAGATCGGCGTTGCCTTCTTCGCGGGCTCGCCCGCTCCCACAGGGATTTGCGCCGTATTCCAATCCTGTGGAAGTCTTTGTGGGAGCGGGCAAGCCCGCGAAGAGGCCGGCCCAGACACCACAAAAACAACAAGAGAGTGCCCATGCCCCAGCCAAGCTACTCCCAGGGCAATCCAGACAAAGCCCTGCTTACCCAATGCATCGGCGACGCCTTCGATACCACTGTCGCCCGCTTCCCCGACCGCGATGCGCTGGTGGTGCGCCACCAGGCCCTGCGCTACACCTGGCAGCAACTGGCCGAGGCCGTCGACCAGCACGCCCGCGCGCTGATGGCACTGGGCGTGCAACCCGGTGACCGGCTGGGTATATGGGCACCCAACTGCGCCGAGTGGTGCATCACCCAGTTCGCCAGCGCCAAGGTGGGCGCGATCCTGGTCAACATCAACCCGGCCTATCGCTCCAGCGAGCTGGATTACGCCCTCGGGCAGTCTGGCTGCCGTTGGGTGATCTGTGCCGACGCGTTCAAGACCTCCGATTACCACGCCATGCTGCAGGGGCTGATCCCAGGCCTGGCCAGCGGCCAACCCGGCGCGCTGATCTGCGAGCGCTTTCCCGAACTGCGCGGCGTGGTCAGCCTGGCCGTCTCGCCACCCCCAGGCTTCCTGGCCTGGCCCGCGTTGCAAGCCCGCGCCGACGCTGTCAGCCGCGAGGCCCTGGCCGAGCGCCAGGCGCAATTGCGCTGCGATGACCCGATCAACATCCAGTACACCTCCGGCACAACCGGGTTCCCCAAGGGCGCCACCCTCAGCCACAGCAACATCCTCAACAACGGCTACATGGTCGGCGAAAGCCTGGGCCTTACCGAGCACGACCGGCTGGTGGTGCCGGTGCCGCTCTATCACTGTTTCGGCATGGTCATGGCCAACCTTGGCTGCATGACCCACGGCAGCACCCTGATCTACCCCAACGATGCGTTCGACCCGTTGGCCACACTGCGTGCGGTGGCGGAGGAAAAGGCTACCGCGCTGTACGGTGTGCCGACCATGTTCATCGCCGAACTGGACCACCCGCAACGCGGCGAGTTCGACCTGTCGAGCCTGCGCACCGGGATCATGGCCGGCGCCACCTGCCCGATCGAGGTGATGCGCCGGGTGATCGGCGAAATGCACATGGCCGAGGTGCAGATTGCCTATGGCATGACCGAAACCAGCCCGGTGTCGCTGCAGACCGGGCCCGATGATGACCTGGAGCGCCGCGTAACCAGTATTGGCCGTACCCAGCCACGGCTGGAGAACAAGGTGGTGGACGCCGACGGCAATACCGTGCCGCGTGGCGAGATCGGCGAACTGTGTACCCGCGGCTACAGCGTGATGCTCGGTTACTGGAACAACCTCAAGGCCACGGCCGACAGCATCGATGCCGAGGGCTGGATGCACACCGGCGACCTGGCGGTAATGGACGAGCAGGGGTATGTGCGCATCGTCGGGCGCAGCAAGGACATGATCATTCGCGGCGGCGAGAACATCTACCCGCGCGAGCTGGAAGAGTTCTTCTTCACCCACCCGGCGGTGGCGGATGTGCAAGTGATTGGCGTGCCGTGCAGCAAGTACGGCGAAGAAATCGTGGCCTGGGTGCGGCTGCACCCGGGGCATACTGCCAGTGAAGAAGCGCTGCGTGAGTGGGCGAGGGCGCGGATTGCGCACTACAAGGTGCCCCGGTACTTCCGCTTTGTCGACGAGTTCCCGATGACGGTGACCGGCAAGGTGCAGAAGTTCAG belongs to Pseudomonas putida NBRC 14164 and includes:
- the peaD gene encoding quinohemoprotein amine dehydrogenase subunit beta → MKAGRCAQLALTIAATACAGLAQADDTGPALKAGHEYMIVTNYPNNLHVVDVAADTVYKSCQMPDKFGPGTAMMAPDNRTAYVLNNHYGDIYGIDLDTCKNTFRANLSSVAGEVGRSMYSFAISPDGKEVYATVNPTQMLNDHYVVKPPRLEVFSTDDGLQAKPVRTFPMPRQVYLMRAADDGSLFVAGPDIYKMDVKTGKYTVALPLRNWNRKGYSAPDVLYFWPHQSPRHEFTMLYTIARFKDDKQDPATAEPLYGYLSVDLKTGKTHTQEFADLTELYFTGLRSPKDPNQIYGVLNRLAKYDIKQRKLIKAANLEHTYYCVTFDKKGEKLYLGGTFNDLAVFNPDTLEKVKNIKLPGGDMSTTTPQVFIR
- a CDS encoding fatty acid CoA ligase family protein, whose product is MPQPSYSQGNPDKALLTQCIGDAFDTTVARFPDRDALVVRHQALRYTWQQLAEAVDQHARALMALGVQPGDRLGIWAPNCAEWCITQFASAKVGAILVNINPAYRSSELDYALGQSGCRWVICADAFKTSDYHAMLQGLIPGLASGQPGALICERFPELRGVVSLAVSPPPGFLAWPALQARADAVSREALAERQAQLRCDDPINIQYTSGTTGFPKGATLSHSNILNNGYMVGESLGLTEHDRLVVPVPLYHCFGMVMANLGCMTHGSTLIYPNDAFDPLATLRAVAEEKATALYGVPTMFIAELDHPQRGEFDLSSLRTGIMAGATCPIEVMRRVIGEMHMAEVQIAYGMTETSPVSLQTGPDDDLERRVTSIGRTQPRLENKVVDADGNTVPRGEIGELCTRGYSVMLGYWNNLKATADSIDAEGWMHTGDLAVMDEQGYVRIVGRSKDMIIRGGENIYPRELEEFFFTHPAVADVQVIGVPCSKYGEEIVAWVRLHPGHTASEEALREWARARIAHYKVPRYFRFVDEFPMTVTGKVQKFRMREISVAELSAG